In the genome of Criblamydia sequanensis CRIB-18, one region contains:
- a CDS encoding NADH-quinone oxidoreductase subunit A, producing MSDFFPVYIYLGLALIVTLTLLFLSSIIPSINKSPVKFLPYESGIQTETDLLEERFLLRHYLVALIFLVFDIEIIFLYPWAVIAKEIGSFAFYEMFFFMLALVVGFTYVWRKGGLQWE from the coding sequence GTGTCTGATTTTTTTCCCGTCTATATTTATCTTGGTCTTGCTCTGATTGTCACTTTGACGCTGCTCTTTCTGTCCTCTATCATTCCCTCAATCAATAAATCGCCGGTAAAATTCCTGCCCTATGAGTCCGGAATTCAAACAGAGACTGATCTTTTAGAAGAGCGTTTTTTACTAAGACACTACCTTGTAGCGCTCATATTTCTTGTTTTTGATATCGAAATCATTTTCTTATATCCATGGGCTGTCATTGCGAAAGAAATTGGCTCATTTGCTTTTTATGAAATGTTCTTTTTTATGTTGGCTTTGGTTGTTGGTTTTACATACGTTTGGCGAAAAGGGGGATTGCAGTGGGAATGA
- a CDS encoding NADH-quinone oxidoreductase subunit B: protein MNHKEKAPFLVAPLEKLINWARQNSLWPAQFGLACCAIEMMSAAASRYDMARFGMEVFRASPRQSDVMIVAGRVSQKMAPVLVTIYEQMLEPKWVIAMGDCASCGGIYNNYAIIQGVDKLVPVDVYVAGCPPRPEALIDGLIMLQKKIQAGRDFRG from the coding sequence ATGAATCATAAAGAAAAGGCTCCTTTTTTAGTCGCGCCGCTTGAAAAATTAATTAACTGGGCAAGACAAAATTCTCTTTGGCCGGCACAATTTGGACTTGCTTGCTGCGCGATTGAAATGATGTCTGCTGCCGCAAGCCGCTATGATATGGCAAGATTCGGCATGGAGGTTTTTAGAGCTTCCCCAAGACAAAGCGATGTAATGATAGTAGCCGGACGAGTCAGTCAAAAAATGGCTCCTGTTCTAGTCACAATTTATGAACAGATGCTAGAGCCTAAGTGGGTCATTGCTATGGGAGATTGCGCTTCTTGCGGCGGGATTTATAACAACTACGCCATTATTCAAGGAGTAGACAAGTTAGTTCCGGTCGATGTCTATGTGGCAGGCTGTCCGCCAAGGCCTGAAGCTTTAATTGACGGGCTAATTATGCTACAGAAAAAAATTCAAGCGGGACGAGACTTTAGGGGTTAA